One window of the Cryptomeria japonica chromosome 7, Sugi_1.0, whole genome shotgun sequence genome contains the following:
- the LOC131046704 gene encoding cellulose synthase-like protein E6 isoform X2 codes for MESWDSPLYTTVAKPAAKINRAYGCVYLCAVLGLIYYRIQYMPSEGYVQWILLFCAEIGLAIHWVLQMSLRWWPVNRFTYPRRLSERFERELPPIDVFVCTADPVKEPPLDVSNTVLSTLAFNYPVEKLTCYVSDDGGSPLIFYALLEASRFAKIWVPFCHKYSIQQRCPKAYFSEYYNNESDNSSFTTEWENVKKLYEEMKYCINSSVERGTVPEHKCKEHNGFKEWKPDMTSRDHPTFIQVLLERGKDINVEGHGLPSLVYVSREKRPGQPHNFKAGALNALIRVSALMSNAPFILTLDCDMYANNCEALREAMCFFMESGTGHEFAYVQFPQRFHGITKNDLYANYLRNIFEIFNKGMDGIEGTSYVGTGCVLRRDVLCGSERQHSSSNLMKELISSSISSMKKAFPSMILEEAKELAKCGYEENTHWGKKVGMLYDCAVEDVLTGLCIHCRGWKSVYCCPKRDAFVGCVPVNLNDTLIQNKRWATGLLEIFASKYCPLTYGIHHTKLAQNMCYSYYFLWAPSSLPLICYGLVPALCMVTGLSVFPQISDPWVLLFLFLPVCAYAHSALEFIYVGGGSLKSWWNDQRMWMIKGVSSYLFGLIQVVWKLLGISKVGFEVTSKVFDSQAAKRYEAEIFEFGVSSALFIPFSIIALINLLSLMGGIAGVMREGYSAIASMFVQVMMSSFIVINSYPIYEGMFVRKDKGRMPASITVFSTLAAALACSTVFAISWTSKT; via the exons ATGGAATCCTGGGATTCCCCACTTTACACAACGGTAGCAAAGCCAGCTGCAAAGATAAACAGAGCTTATGGATGCGTATATTTGTGTGCAGTTCTTGGGCTTATATATTATCGCATCCAGTATATGCCTAGCGAAGGATATGTACAATGGATATTGCTATTTTGTGCAGAGATAGGCTTGGCCATCCATTGGGTATTACAGATGAGCCTCAGGTGGTGGCCTGTAAATCGATTTACCTATCCGCGGAGACTCTCTGAAAG GTTTGAGAGGGAACTACCTCCCATTGATGTATTTGTATGCACGGCTGACCCTGTTAAAGAACCTCCACTGGATGTTTCAAACACTGTATTGTCTACTCTGGCTTTTAATTATCCGGTAGAAAAATTGACATGCTATGTATCGGATGATGGAGGATCCCCACTCATCTTTTATGCTCTGCTGGAAGCTTCGCGTTTTGCAAAGATTTGGGTTCCTTTTTGCCACAAGTACTCCATTCAGCAGAGATGCCCGAAAGCATATTTTTCTGAATATTATAACAATGAAAGTGACAATTCCTCCTTCACTACAGAATGGGAAAATGTCAAG AAATTGTACGAGGAGATGAAATATTGTATAAACAGTAGTGTAGAGAGAGGCACTGTTCCAGAACACAAATGCAAAGAACACAATGGCTTCAAAGAGTGGAAACCGGATATGACTTCACGAGACCATCCAA CCTTCATACAGGTTTTGCTAGAGAGGGGCAAAGACATTAACGTTGAGGGCCATGGTTTGCCCAGTCTTGTGTATGTGTCCCGTGAAAAGCGACCTGGACAGCCCCATAATTTTAAGGCTGGTGCTCTTAATGCTCTG ATTAGAGTCTCTGCTCTGATGAGCAATGCCCCCTTTATTCTTACTCTGGACTGTGACATGTATGCCAACAACTGTGAAGCCCTTCGGGAAGCTATGTGCTTTTTCATGGAATCTGGAACTGGGCACGAGTTTGCCTATGTCCAGTTTCCCCAAAGGTTTCATGGCATTACAAAAAACGATTTGTATGCCAATTATCTCAGGAATATTTTTGAA ATATTTAACAAAGGAATGGATGGAATTGAGGGTACGTCATACGTGGGTACTGGATGTGTTCTCCGTAGGGATGTCTTGTGTGGAAGTGAGCGACAACACAGCTCTTCTAATTTAATGAAAGAgcttattagttcatcaatttcaaGCATGAAGAAAGCATTTCCATCCATGATTTTGGAAGAGGCAAAAGAGCTTGCCAAGTGCGGCTATGAGGAAAACACCCATTGGGGGAAAAAG GTCGGCATGCTATACGATTGTGCAGTGGAAGATGTTTTGACAGGGCTTTGTATACATTGCAGAGGATGGAAATCTGTTTACTGCTGTCCCAAAAGAGATGCTTTTGTGGGGTGTGTACCTGTTAATCTGAATGATACTCTGATCCAGAATAAAAGATGGGCAACAGGTTTACTGGAGATTTTTGCCAGCAAATATTGTCCACTCACTTATGGTATCCACCATACAAAACTAGCACAGAACATGTGTTACAGCTACTACTTTCTGTGGGCTCCATCTTCCTTACCTTTAATCTGCTACGGTTTAGTACCAGCCTTATGCATGGTCACCGGTCTATCGGTATTTCCCCAG ATTTCAGATCCATGGGTTCTCCTCTTTCTATTTTTACCAGTATGTGCATATGCACACAGTGCTCTAGAGTTTATATATGTGGGAGGAGGCTCTTTAAAATCTTGGTGGAATGACCAGAGGATGTGGATGATAAAAGGCGTCTCGTCCTATCTGTTTGGGCTCATTCAAGTCGTCTGGAAATTACTTGGAATATCTAAAGTGGGATTCGAGGTGACAAGCAAAGTATTTGACAGTCAAGCAGCCAAACGATACGAGGCAGAGATTTTTGAGTTTGGGGTTTCCTCTGCGTTGTTTATACCATTTTCTATCATAGCACTGATAAACCTCTTGTCGTTAATGGGTGGAATTGCAGGTGTGATGAGAGAAGGTTATTCAGCCATTGCGAGTATGTTTGTGCAGGTGATGATGTCGAGCTTCATAGTAATAAATAGCTATCCGATATACGAGGGTATGTTTGTGAGGAAAGACAAGGGAAGAATGCCCGCGTCTATTACTGTATTCTCTACACTGGCTGCGGCGCTTGCCTGTTCTACAGTTTTTGCCATATCCTGGACTTCTAAAACTTAA
- the LOC131046704 gene encoding cellulose synthase-like protein E6 isoform X1, which translates to MESWDSPLYTTVAKPAAKINRAYGCVYLCAVLGLIYYRIQYMPSEGYVQWILLFCAEIGLAIHWVLQMSLRWWPVNRFTYPRRLSERFERELPPIDVFVCTADPVKEPPLDVSNTVLSTLAFNYPVEKLTCYVSDDGGSPLIFYALLEASRFAKIWVPFCHKYSIQQRCPKAYFSEYYNNESDNSSFTTEWENVKKLYEEMKYCINSSVERGTVPEHKCKEHNGFKEWKPDMTSRDHPSIVQVLLERGKDINVEGHGLPSLVYVSREKRPGQPHNFKAGALNALIRVSALMSNAPFILTLDCDMYANNCEALREAMCFFMESGTGHEFAYVQFPQRFHGITKNDLYANYLRNIFEIFNKGMDGIEGTSYVGTGCVLRRDVLCGSERQHSSSNLMKELISSSISSMKKAFPSMILEEAKELAKCGYEENTHWGKKVGMLYDCAVEDVLTGLCIHCRGWKSVYCCPKRDAFVGCVPVNLNDTLIQNKRWATGLLEIFASKYCPLTYGIHHTKLAQNMCYSYYFLWAPSSLPLICYGLVPALCMVTGLSVFPQISDPWVLLFLFLPVCAYAHSALEFIYVGGGSLKSWWNDQRMWMIKGVSSYLFGLIQVVWKLLGISKVGFEVTSKVFDSQAAKRYEAEIFEFGVSSALFIPFSIIALINLLSLMGGIAGVMREGYSAIASMFVQVMMSSFIVINSYPIYEGMFVRKDKGRMPASITVFSTLAAALACSTVFAISWTSKT; encoded by the exons ATGGAATCCTGGGATTCCCCACTTTACACAACGGTAGCAAAGCCAGCTGCAAAGATAAACAGAGCTTATGGATGCGTATATTTGTGTGCAGTTCTTGGGCTTATATATTATCGCATCCAGTATATGCCTAGCGAAGGATATGTACAATGGATATTGCTATTTTGTGCAGAGATAGGCTTGGCCATCCATTGGGTATTACAGATGAGCCTCAGGTGGTGGCCTGTAAATCGATTTACCTATCCGCGGAGACTCTCTGAAAG GTTTGAGAGGGAACTACCTCCCATTGATGTATTTGTATGCACGGCTGACCCTGTTAAAGAACCTCCACTGGATGTTTCAAACACTGTATTGTCTACTCTGGCTTTTAATTATCCGGTAGAAAAATTGACATGCTATGTATCGGATGATGGAGGATCCCCACTCATCTTTTATGCTCTGCTGGAAGCTTCGCGTTTTGCAAAGATTTGGGTTCCTTTTTGCCACAAGTACTCCATTCAGCAGAGATGCCCGAAAGCATATTTTTCTGAATATTATAACAATGAAAGTGACAATTCCTCCTTCACTACAGAATGGGAAAATGTCAAG AAATTGTACGAGGAGATGAAATATTGTATAAACAGTAGTGTAGAGAGAGGCACTGTTCCAGAACACAAATGCAAAGAACACAATGGCTTCAAAGAGTGGAAACCGGATATGACTTCACGAGACCATCCAAGTATAGTTCAG GTTTTGCTAGAGAGGGGCAAAGACATTAACGTTGAGGGCCATGGTTTGCCCAGTCTTGTGTATGTGTCCCGTGAAAAGCGACCTGGACAGCCCCATAATTTTAAGGCTGGTGCTCTTAATGCTCTG ATTAGAGTCTCTGCTCTGATGAGCAATGCCCCCTTTATTCTTACTCTGGACTGTGACATGTATGCCAACAACTGTGAAGCCCTTCGGGAAGCTATGTGCTTTTTCATGGAATCTGGAACTGGGCACGAGTTTGCCTATGTCCAGTTTCCCCAAAGGTTTCATGGCATTACAAAAAACGATTTGTATGCCAATTATCTCAGGAATATTTTTGAA ATATTTAACAAAGGAATGGATGGAATTGAGGGTACGTCATACGTGGGTACTGGATGTGTTCTCCGTAGGGATGTCTTGTGTGGAAGTGAGCGACAACACAGCTCTTCTAATTTAATGAAAGAgcttattagttcatcaatttcaaGCATGAAGAAAGCATTTCCATCCATGATTTTGGAAGAGGCAAAAGAGCTTGCCAAGTGCGGCTATGAGGAAAACACCCATTGGGGGAAAAAG GTCGGCATGCTATACGATTGTGCAGTGGAAGATGTTTTGACAGGGCTTTGTATACATTGCAGAGGATGGAAATCTGTTTACTGCTGTCCCAAAAGAGATGCTTTTGTGGGGTGTGTACCTGTTAATCTGAATGATACTCTGATCCAGAATAAAAGATGGGCAACAGGTTTACTGGAGATTTTTGCCAGCAAATATTGTCCACTCACTTATGGTATCCACCATACAAAACTAGCACAGAACATGTGTTACAGCTACTACTTTCTGTGGGCTCCATCTTCCTTACCTTTAATCTGCTACGGTTTAGTACCAGCCTTATGCATGGTCACCGGTCTATCGGTATTTCCCCAG ATTTCAGATCCATGGGTTCTCCTCTTTCTATTTTTACCAGTATGTGCATATGCACACAGTGCTCTAGAGTTTATATATGTGGGAGGAGGCTCTTTAAAATCTTGGTGGAATGACCAGAGGATGTGGATGATAAAAGGCGTCTCGTCCTATCTGTTTGGGCTCATTCAAGTCGTCTGGAAATTACTTGGAATATCTAAAGTGGGATTCGAGGTGACAAGCAAAGTATTTGACAGTCAAGCAGCCAAACGATACGAGGCAGAGATTTTTGAGTTTGGGGTTTCCTCTGCGTTGTTTATACCATTTTCTATCATAGCACTGATAAACCTCTTGTCGTTAATGGGTGGAATTGCAGGTGTGATGAGAGAAGGTTATTCAGCCATTGCGAGTATGTTTGTGCAGGTGATGATGTCGAGCTTCATAGTAATAAATAGCTATCCGATATACGAGGGTATGTTTGTGAGGAAAGACAAGGGAAGAATGCCCGCGTCTATTACTGTATTCTCTACACTGGCTGCGGCGCTTGCCTGTTCTACAGTTTTTGCCATATCCTGGACTTCTAAAACTTAA